One region of Desulfovibrio intestinalis genomic DNA includes:
- a CDS encoding phospholipase D family protein: protein MVKVFGLKGMLPNVTELETEPSRPLLIGACWALQPIATLITTFLLAHVLFGLLAQSASGASLNIQNAYTEIYFSPKGGAETAISRNIREATEDISVLAYSFTSDYICDSLILAYKKGVHIRVILDKSQLTAKNSKIQRLKDAGIPLYIDYTHAIAHNKVIIIDRQVVITGSYNFTKSAEERNAENLLIIHSCSLSAKYLQNFELHLEHAGAE from the coding sequence ATGGTAAAAGTTTTTGGCTTAAAAGGCATGCTCCCCAATGTGACTGAATTGGAAACAGAGCCCAGCAGGCCCCTATTAATAGGGGCCTGCTGGGCTCTGCAACCTATTGCAACGTTAATAACGACCTTTTTATTGGCTCATGTCCTCTTCGGACTTCTTGCGCAATCCGCTTCGGGTGCGTCACTTAATATCCAGAACGCTTATACTGAAATATATTTTTCCCCCAAGGGGGGTGCAGAAACTGCTATATCCAGAAATATCCGCGAAGCAACTGAAGATATCAGCGTTCTTGCTTATAGTTTTACCTCAGATTACATATGTGACTCCTTAATCTTGGCGTACAAAAAAGGGGTTCACATACGGGTAATACTGGACAAGTCACAACTAACAGCCAAAAATAGCAAAATCCAACGACTCAAAGACGCGGGAATCCCTTTGTATATCGACTACACTCACGCCATTGCTCATAACAAGGTCATAATCATAGATAGGCAAGTAGTTATCACAGGAAGCTACAACTTCACAAAGTCGGCTGAAGAACGCAATGCAGAAAATCTACTGATTATTCATAGTTGTTCATTAAGTGCAAAATATCTACAAAACTTTGAACTGCATCTGGAGCACGCAGGTGCAGAGTAA